The stretch of DNA ATCCAGTGTTCAATACCTAAATGATAAATAACAATGCTGATtgacttttattctgaaaatcaTTGAAAACTGGAATAATCTTGTAAGACTCACAGtgctcacacacatgcagaaAAAGGTATACATTGCTATTCTTCCTGAAGGAATGTTACAGAATGCCCACTTTTTACAGGGTAATTAGGATAAATTCCTTATGCATTTCAACCCATTATCTTCTTTTTAGCATCTGTCACTTAAAATTCTTATAAACCATACAAATGTTCCTATAAGTTGGGACCGAAAGTGACCTCTAACTCGTAATTTCCACCTTTAAAAAAGACCTCAGTCACGGTCCTACGCTAGTAGCTGCCTTTCAGTAAAAGAGTGACATCCAGTGGACAAATCAAAGTATCTCTCAGAATTCCCATCCTTTGAATCAAAGATCACATCTCTACATTCAACCATCTCGGTATGAATGAGTTCCTACTCATTTGGACTTAAGAGTGTGCAGACTCTTAGGAATATATCACCTCATAATTTCTATATTATCTTAAGCATATCCTTCTATCTTCTTCCTATTTAAAGTCAATTCTCTAAGTGAGCTAGTTAAGAGTGTGTAACTCTTGAGGCTAGTGAGGTTAAAGGTAGTATTTCGTCTTTGCTTCTGCTATTTCCCGGCACAAACTAACTGGCTCATCTCTAGGAATGCAAAaaccaaaatataagaaatatatttaaataaaaatgaatagcattaaaaaaaatctgcaaaagaTGAAGCCTGAACCTGTTTTTGCATCTATAATTTATGATCTATTGTTGAACATAAATAGAGATATAATCAGTAATGCCAACAACCAAATTACATCCTCTTGCCTCACTGCTCAAATattatgaaagaatatatattttagcaaTGATTGTTTCAgtgtttaaaaacttttataaatcagtataaatgaatattcattatacgttatgtttaaataaaagtaaaaaatttccACTCTTCTGTGTTATGATTTACcactgattatatatattatgagtGTTCGAAGTACAAAATGCAGCAGTGGTGTTAACACTGATAGTGTAGTGAACTGCTGCTGTAGCTGAGACTGTTATGTTTCATTTCTTGGAAAACCGTAAAGAAATTTTACacgttaaaaaaaatagagtaagcaaaaaaagagctggagaacTGTTACTTTTAAATAAGCAGCCAaatgaagaaaactttttttcctaaaaaaagattaagaatgtaaaagtactttttaatattaaaaaagcatttttaaaaatctataacaaCTTTATGACAAAATCTGCATTTGAAAAAGGCCTGTAAAAACAGCAGGACAGAATTGCCCTCATCACCTTTCACTTTTTGTCAGAAAAAAGTGTATGCATCTCTGGAACCATAAACAATGTTAAAAGAGGTGTTTATAAAATGGCAAGGAGGATTTCACGGgaagtttctgtttcttttttacaatCATTGGCATTGCGGCCATCAGTAGGTCACAAGTAAAACTTTTCTAGCTAAAAGCAAAATGGAATATACAGTTTTGAATTGCATTAGGTCTGTTGCCTGCGTTTTGCTGATCTCATTTTTTCAAAGCGTGACTCCATTTCTTCTAGGACCTTGGGTGTATATCGTACTACTAATTTAACCTTTCCCTGAGCTGCTTTCAGCAGTTCTACAGCTTTTTCATGATGTTCTCCTTCAAcgctctaggaaaaaaaatagacatgaacacacacacaattaataTCCCAGGTTTTGTTAAGTAACTCAAAacacagaaatgtttaaaatacatgtaagtaaaaatgttttaatgctGTATCATCTCAAACACTACAAACCTATGACATAATCTGGCTTTATCATTTTAATGGATGTGAAATCCTCTGCTAATTATCTTctgtttgggacgcctgggtggctcagcggttgagcatctgcccgtctgcctttggcccagggcgtgaccctggggtcctgggatctagtcccgcatcaggctccctgcgtggagcctactcctccctcttcctgtgtctctgcctctctgtgtctctcatgaataaatgaataaaatcttaaaaaataaacataaaagtaaatcATATTCTGTTTATAGCCCAGAAACTGgtttttaagtttcaaataattactctgaataccAATCTATTTGCCCGATTATTTCACGAAGTCAGAAGTAAATTAGCCAACTGCTATTCTGTAAGACTAAAATCAGGGCAGACTTCTAATTTAATGTATTAACTACTAAAGAGCTTAATTACTTCATAAAAATCACACTAAGAATTGCTAATTTACAttggaaaagcagaaaaacacacttaaaatgctttaaaaagttatCACCGTACTAAATACTACTGCCCAGGATTTCCCCAAGGGATTTCTAAACTAGGGTTCTTtggtccccccccacccccattatcTTCTGTTTCCATAACTCAAATACACCCCCAAGTGGTTACACTGAGTTACTACAAATAGGAATAAAAGTCATCCATACCACTCCGTTAACAGAAAGGAGTTGATCTCCTCGCTTGAGGCCCCCATGTCTATCAGCAATTCCACCCGGAATTATTCGAGATATATAGATTGGAGAGTTTTGTTCTTTGCCTCCCATAATATTGAATCCAAGGCCTTCTTCTGTTTTTGGTAGCTCAACAACTCGAGGATGAGAATGTCCTTCGCTGGCAGCAAACGCAGCCACAGTAGCctcaaagaaaattttacatatttttaaaatgtgatctttgtttcagttcttttgtctctttttaaaaactacctcACTTTTGATGTCTGCATGCTCACAAATTGACTGGCAGTCTGGAGGAGAAGGTAAAGCCGAGCGCAGGGGATTTTAGAAACGATGACTGGAAAGCATACCCTGGGTGTCTATGTAGGAGGTGTTAAGATTGGTTAGGTCACTCAGCCCACCCAGTGTCCAGAACTGCTGTGCAGCAATTGGCAAGCAGGCTCGCTTGGCAGATGAGATGAGAAAACTCCTCCTGCAGCCAGCAGCCCTGCGCCTGGCTCCTTTAGGAAGGAGCTTCTGTACAAGACACAACCTACCTACACAGTAACCTATAAGGAGATAGGTGTTCTTAGGCAGTCATTTGGGCGGCTGTATCATCTGTActatatgctaaataaataaataattcagtatcGAGAAAAAGACAGGTACACGTGACCAATGTGaatttttctgttgctttagtGAACTACCCAGTTATGACTAAAACCCTACTTTAACTCGtctttaaaacttgaaatttagGCTAATGTACACTAATCCTAACACAAAGTTAGGTTATTTGGCTTCATTCTGCTTTTAAAGGTAATTAAGTAATCTGGTACCATTTTTCACGATAGATCAGGGTGCATGAGCAAAAATGGGGAGTAGGACAAGAAGGAAATCAAGATGTGTTGAATACTACTAGGTACCAAGCTCTGAAAGAAGCCTTGTTTTAGATTATAGAACAAGAAATTCAGTAAGCTGTGAAGGTCATAAAACTAAGGAATTTCAAGCCAAGTTTCTAGGTCTTTTTATACTCTTCCAAACTATATCCACATGTTTAAGTGTTTATATTCAACAGAGAATCCAATACTTCCTTTTATGGACCAGTAACTATCAAGGCAAAATTACCTGCTAATGACTAGTTCTAGTTTAAGTCACCTACTGCTGAAACTAAGTTATTCTAACAAGACATGAGACACATTGATGCTAGAAATATAGGAGGTTCTAGAACACTGGCACAGAAAAGCACACTGAAACCTGTCATATGCAGGCAGCTCTGAAGAGGTAACCTAACCTATGACATTACCCCGTATTTGCAGAGTTgaggtaaaggagaaaaacaaagagcaGCCCGGGAGTGTACGCTGTCTACCATATGCTGTCTGTGTGGAGAAAAATAACCTAATGTAATGCTTCCTCATcaagaaaatgaggataataatatatttcagaattttgatGAAAAGTTACATAATTAATGATACagtatgtatactatatatagaagTTATGTATTAACATGTGTATTATTTGTGTGCAAGTGTATGTTTAATGCATTATCGAAACtgtatgataaaatatttgttgtaaaGCCAATAAAAATGTCTTCTCTGTACTTGAGATAGTCTAGTGTGATGTGAAGGATAATCCATGTTATCAGCTTTCAAAAGAAGCCTATCAAATATCTaagaattacatattttaaacctctcatttatgatacattttctcatttttactagctggaaaaaaaacaaaaaacaaaaaactaccttTGCAGTTGCATTAGCTCTCACTTCGGGACTGCTACTGATGTCCACAGTCTCATAGACGTGTTCATATACCTGTAAAACCCAGAGATATCATCAtgctttaaaatttcagaatatacCACATTTGAGGTCTAAGTCAAGTTAATCAGTGTTCAAGTTTTAGGCAAAGTTATGCCATCTTGGTAAaatatctctctaaaaaaaatcccaaaaaatgaagaggtacaaaattccagttaaaaaataaataagtcaaaaaaaaaaaagtcacaggcaTGAAACGTATAGCATAGGGTATACAGTTTTCATATTGTCATAACACGTTTGGGGACAGAGGAtgactagacttattgtggtgagcactgaatgACGAACAGAATCGTGGAATATACTGTATGCCTGAAATTCATACAGCATTGTAGGtttattatacttcaataaattttttttccaaaaaatgagAGGGGGAGGttctaaaattttctaaagtTTGTTTCCTAAAAACTTCTGACCAAATTTCAGAGTATGATCTTACATGCAATTAACTCAAGTGTTTAGTAAATTTAACCCTATTTACTCACCTCTCTCACAGCATTGCAGAATTCACTTTGAAGGACTCTTTGTAAGGCCTGCAGTTTCTGTGGTGGCACCTCTCCACTTCTTTGCAGTTTTTCCAACAACTCTATTGCTCTACAAATATCTAAAGTCAAACAGACACACACTGATCATTTTCTCTGAAGATTCGTTAAATGCCTTGTAACAGGATTCAGTACTCAGGGATTAACCAGGAAAATGTAgaatacagagggaaaaaaagcctaAGAGTATGAGCTTGCATGTTTGAGGGGGTATGTGAATACACATACGAGGGAGGGAGTGCAAAATCTGAGAATgctaaattttatgtaattaggAGCCTTATGTTGCATACATATAAGATCtggaaaaaattatctttgagatgaaggaaaactgaatataaaatactaaatgtTACAGAAAAGGACAGGGGTTCAAATGTGACAGACACACGAACATTGGATTGCTTCAAAATGCTGATGGTTCTATCTGGAGCTCATTAGTCACTAAAAATTTATCTATCATTATCAGTAATCAAAGCACTGAGTAGCACAAACACTGTGTGCTAGGGAAATCCTTgttcatttctgaaagaaaaccaCAATTTACGTGTGGATATGAACCATTCAACAACAGATGCAGTTAGTGGCAGGAACACAGTTAAAACAATGGTAAAACACGTTCGGAAATTCCCAGGGGAAGTGTGTTTTAtaaatcaatacattttttaagattcagagtcatgttggggcgcctgggtggctcagttggttgagcgtctgcctttggctcaggtcatgatctcagggtcctgggacgagCCTCGGGCACTGGgaagtctgctgctccctttctctctgcccccctcctggcTCCATCCCCCTCTCTCAAGTAcgtaaataacatcttttattaaaacaacaaaaaaaaagagtcagtcATGTTAAAACACTGTTATAactgcctctattttttttttaaactgtgtttttGTACCCCAGGAGGCTAGAGTACCTATTATTCTTtgcctccttttatttatttattttttaatttatttttttttaatttttatttatttatgatagtcacagagagagagagaagcagagacacaggcagagggagaagcaggctccatgcaccgggagcccgatgtgggattcgatcccgggtctccaggatcgtgccctgggccaaaggcaggtgccaaaccgctgcgccacccagggatcccctttgcctccttttaaaaggaaaaagctcTAAACTTTATACTAATACCGCAAGCCTGGAACTTTTTCTTCATAGAATTAATACGGCCTTCTTTGTGTATGCAGCTGCAAAAGTAGGAATAAATGTAGTGAAACAAGCAGTAGCTTTCCCGATTTCAGCTAATAAAAGCTTCAACTGATGTTGATCACATGCAACGGAATCAGACTTTCCCCATTCTGATTTCCCACAATTCAAATGACTGGTGAACCCGACTGTTGGCTCATGGATTACTTTAATCTACAAAGTCACAACATGTAGGCTATATAAATATTTCCAATCAACAAGAGATGGAGACGAAACAACTCTTTGCTGAACCTCAAGTGTACCTCGTTACGTGTTCACATGTCCTCCAACTGAATCAGGTTTTGACTATTTTAGAAGACGCTCAGGACCCTGATCGTGAGGCACTAATTTTACACTGAGCGCTGCTGGCAGTGTTTGTTAACCAGAACTCTAGGGAAGCGACAGTGGGTGTCCTCTTTCTTGTCCGGCTACATGGCAGCCACTAGGAATTCATCCTACTAAGCTGCTGAGCCTTCTGTCATAGACCCGACAAGGActctgaaaaagcaaaaaagcaaaaaaacaaaaaagcaaaacaaaacaaaacaaaacaaaccaaagccGCGACCACCCCCCTATAGGGTAAGTGCCAGAGGTGCCGTCTCACAGTCCGTGCTGCGCTTGCAAATACAAAAGACCGCCAGCCGGCGTGTCGGaatcccaccaccaccaccggcTCTCAAAAAGGAGAACACCTACTCCTGCTAACGGAGAACACACCTGCTCCCATCTGCAGAGCACAGCGCCGCTGCgctcaggaggaggaggaggaggaggtggtcaCGGTCTCGGGGCTGACCGAGAAAGTCTCCCCAGAGGACCTTCCTCCTGGGTCAGAAAGGATGCTGTGACTcgggcgcccggggcgggggggggggcggtggagcatctgcccgcggcccagggcgtgaccccgggtcaaggggtcgagtcccgcgtcaggcctgctgctccctccgcctgcgtctctgcctccctctctgtgtattctcatggatacgtattttttaaagattttatttatttactcatgagaacacacagagagggaggcagaggcagcagcaggccccacgcaggactcgaacccgggacccggggtcacgccctgggccgcgggcagatgctccaccgccgagccccctgcaccccgcaGCGAGGCCGGCGGCGAGGCGCACCGCGGAGCAGCAGCGCCCGGCTCCCGAGTCGAGGCCGCGACCGCACCTGCCGCGTCCGCCGCGTTACGTAACCGCCCGCGGGGCCGGCGCGGCGCTCGCCTCGGGGGGACCCGGCTCCGGACGCCGCCCCGGGAGCGCGTGGGAGCGCGTGGGCGGCGAGGGCGGGTGGGCTGCGCCCGGGGCACGGCCGCTgccggcggggcgggcgccgAGGAGCGCGCGGGGCCCCGCCCGGGGGACCGCAGGCGTCCCCTCCCCCAGCGGCCGGGCGCGGCGACCTTCGGCGACGGGCAGCCGGGATCCGGGGCGCGGGGCCTCGGCCGCACTCACCCCGCTCCAGCCGCACGGGCTCCCCCAGCGCCGccatcttctccctttgcccgCGACCCACAGGAAATGACGAcacggggcgcggcgggggcggggcttagcggccgccgggggcggggcctggccgcaTCGCGAGAGTCGGCGCGGTGctccggcgggggcggggggctcgctGGGGGCCGCCCTGGGTCCCCTCCGCTCCGGGGCGCCGATTGCACACACGCGGTCTTAAGGACCTGGCCcggggcacctgcgtggttcctggtcgtgaccccggggcctcgggttcgagtcccgcgCCGGCCCCCACgtcctccccagctcctccccgGAGCTCCGCGTCGGGAACCTGCAGCGGCCCCTCCCGCGCCGCTTCCCGCCCCCGGAGACCCGCAGGCTCCGAGCCCTGGGAGCCCGGCCGCCTCCGCCCCCAGAGCGACCTCCAGCGGCGGGGCGCCGCCCACTGCCGCGCCCGGCCCTGCAGCCCTCCCGCTGCACCCACCGCGCCTCCCGCTCCCCGGCTGCTCGGGAGGCACCACTGGGCCCAGCTGGGGGTTCCCCAGCGTGTTCCCCTCGGGCCCTGCTGGTCCCCGGCCCTGCACCCCTCCCGCTGCacccgcctccccctccctggcTGCTCAGGAGGCACCACTGGGCCCAGCTGGGGGTTCCCCAGCGTGTTCCCCTCGGGCCCTGCTGgtccccagccctgcacccctcccgctgcacctgcctccccctccccggctgCTCGGGAGGCACCACTGGGCCCAGCTGGGGGTTCCCCAGCGTGTTCTCCTCCATCCCTGCTGgtccccagccctgcacccctcccgctgcacctgcctccccctccccggctgCTCGGGAGGCACCACTGGGTCCAGCTGGGGGTTCCCCAGCGTGTTCCCCTCGGGCCCTGCTGgtccccagccctgcacccctcccgctgcacccgcctccccctccctggcTGCTCGGGAGGCACCACTGGGCCCAGCTGGGGGTTCCCCAGCGTGTTCTCCTCCATCCCTGCTGgtccccagccctgcacccctcccgctgcacctgcctccccctccctggctGCTCAGGAGGCACCACTGGGCCCAGCTGGGGGTTCCCCAGCGTGTTCCCCTCGGGCCCTGCTGgtccccagccctgcacccctcccgctgcacctgcctccccctccccggctgCTCGGGAGGCACCACTGGGTCCAGCTGGGGGTTCCCCAGCGTGTTCCCCTCGGGCCCTGCTGGTCCCCGGCCCTGCACCCCTCCCGCtgcacctgcctccccctcccgggCTGCTCAGGAGGCACCACTGGGCCCAGCTGGGGGTTCCCCAGCGTGTTCTCCTCCATCCCTGCTGGTCCCCAGACCTGCACCCCTCCAGCtgcacctgcctccccctccccggctgCTCGGGAGGCACCACTGGGCCCAGCTGGGGGTTCTCCCCGTGTTCCCCTCGGGCCCTGCTGGTCCCCCAGGCCTGCACCCCTTCCCAGTGAACCCACCTCCCGGCTGCTCTGGAAGTACCACTGGGCCCAGCTGGGGGTTCCCCAGCGTGTTCCCCTCCATCCCTGCTGgtccccagccctgcacccctccagctgcacctgcctccccctccctggctGCTCGGGAGGCACCACTGGGCCCAGCTGGCAGTTCCCCAGCGTGTTCCCCTCCATCCCTgctggcccccagccctgcagcacCACGCACGTGCTCGTCTTTTACTCCTTGTTCGGCCACAAACACCTTATGTCTAGTGTGCACCAGGCGCCTTGCTCCTGGGAAGGCCGCTCAGCACGAGACAAATGCAGACATGGCCCTTCTTTCTTCAGATACTTCCTtttcctccagcctccagccctccCCTCAGTGACCTGACTCTCAGGTACACCCCACTGTCCAACCCTGTCTCACAGCTCGCTGGCActgtattcattttgttttttcaaagttttctcttttcagcATCTAATATTCTCTTGATCCCAATGGTTCAGTTTTCATTTCAGAGTTATAGTTTTTATCCGTAATGATTAgatttacgtgtgtgtgtgtgtgcgttttgACATTTTGCATGTCCTTTCTTACCATGTTCGATCTTTCCCACAGCGTCTTGAACCTACAGAATGCGATTATAATGACGATCTTAATGGTTTTATTCTAATTCTCTCATCTGTGCTATTTCCGGCACTGTTTCTAtagattgatttttctcttcgTTTCGACCCGTAATTTCCTGTTTCTGGCCTGACCagtgagatatatacatatatgtgagtGAGATATAGGCCAGGCATTGTGAAATTTACTTTTCGGGTGCCGGATATTTTTGTATCTCTATGAGTatttttgaggtttgttttgaAGTACAGATAGGAAACTTGAAAACAATTCTGTCCTTTGAGGATtaatttttaagctttgttaggtGGAACCAGCTGAGCCTTTTCTGTACGGCTGATCACGCCCCACTACTGCGTCAGTGCCCTTTTAAGTCCTTTATACCATGTCTCATGAATTAGGTGGCTGTAGCTTGACCGGTAGGAACAGGAACAATTCTCAGTAGTTGGGACTGTGGACTGTTTGCTCCTTTTGAGTGATCCTTTCCTTGTCCTTggtaatttcccttttttttaaaaaaaaaaattatgtattagagagagagtgcatggggggggggcagatgggGGAAGtgaactccctgctgagtggacaGCCCAATGACAATGACTACtcaagggcttgatctcaggacccagagctCATGACCTGACCTAAAACTAAGAGTccatgcttaactgatggagccacccaggctccccatcctTGGTAATTTCCGAACATAATAATCATCATAAAATTTCAGAATTCCAGGGATAAATAgaaaatcctgggatccctgggtggcgcagcagtttggcgcctgcctttggcccagggcgcgatcctggagacccgggatcgaatcccacgtcgggctcccggtgcatggagcctgcttctccctctgcctaggtctctgcctctctctctctctgtgtgactatcataaataaataaaaattaaaaaaaaaaaaaagaaaatcctaaaaattttcagagaaaacGAAAAGACTGAAAAGTCACGATCTAAGAATTGGGAATCAGAACAGTTACAGATCATTAATTATTTAAgcataggaaaggaagaaaaaaacttttgGGAGCTACTGAACAGGAAAAATATGAGTCCATTAACAATCCATTTGTATCCAATGCACAAAATTAAAGAATCGGTTTTTGTATAAGGAGAGAGTCCCTAAAATGACACTCCTAACTCACAAATCCCTGATCCTGGGAGGTGAGAGACGCCAAAGTCCAGCTCCTTCCTTCACTTTCCGGAGGAAGAGGAGTGATTACTGCCCTGCGTCTCAAAGGAGGCAATTGTGAGCACAGATGAGGCAGAGCTGCTTTTGAGTTTTATGCCTCTATCAGGTTACCGGCTCACCAGGTTATTAGGACTCACTTCCTAGCCAAGAATTGCTCTTCCTGCAGAAGGACTCCTCTTTACCTGTTGCTTCCTCATACCATTTCCTGCCTCAGACATGGAATGGTAGAGTCAAATCAGAACAGCAACTCGGAGTGGAAACAAATCCAAGCGAAAGCTAAATTATGCACGTTTTATCATCATATGAGGAATAAAAGTCCTAAGTAGGCCGCCAGGTTATGGAAGCTTTCCTAACCCAAGACACTGCAGACACCGGGTACTAAGCATCAAGTCAGAGAAGGAGGGAGCGTGTGGGGAAAATGGGTGGTAGGAGGATGTCTAGAGATGGGAAATGGAACATGCAAAGTAATATGAGGAAGCCAGACACACCAAGTGGAATgttttactatgtttttttttcccccccacattTTACTGCTTTATTGCGGGTTGCACCCTGCACCACCGTACAGGCTAGATACGCAAAACACTTGCGTCTTAGGACAGGGTGAGATCCTGCTCTTAAGTGAAGAGTTCAATCGGGACAACTAAAGtccccattttctttatttttttttttttaaaaaactgaattcctGTAATATACTCCTCAGTAAAGTAAGATTTTAGACAAGTGGCTTCCTTTACTTGAAGCCAATGATATTGTCAAATGCGAAATAGCCTACATGTTTAAATAAACTAAACAATATATAAACACACGAGTGTGATCGATTCAACACAGCCATATGGGGAAATCTCTTCAAGAACACCTGTTGAAGAAAAATGTTCTTGATCGAGGAGCTCAGATGAGAACACAGAACCCCATCTTGGAGTGCCCGGGATCTAAAGTAAAACCCTGCTTGTTGTGAGGACGAGCTGCAGATTATATTAAAGTGTAAgggtttacttttttaatgtcaACTGTCTCATCATCACTCTACAGTACATGTAAAGGCACAGATTGATGTATTTTTCTGGCATCTTTCTGACGCACCCTTGCCCTAAATAAATCTGTTTGCCAGGATCTTGTCGCTTAAATTAGCCATCTCAAACTCTTGGTCCTGCCAACACAGGCGATTGTGCCAATGTTCTCAGCATTTACTGGCACACGAGCTGTTGCCTTTTCTTTGGCTTTCTGTGTGTACCTGGGGCCATCATCCTTCCTTCACAAGACAGCAGTCTGGCTTATATATCCCTGAGACAGACCTCAGGAT from Canis lupus dingo isolate Sandy chromosome 21, ASM325472v2, whole genome shotgun sequence encodes:
- the LIN7C gene encoding protein lin-7 homolog C, translating into MAALGEPVRLERDICRAIELLEKLQRSGEVPPQKLQALQRVLQSEFCNAVREVYEHVYETVDISSSPEVRANATAKATVAAFAASEGHSHPRVVELPKTEEGLGFNIMGGKEQNSPIYISRIIPGGIADRHGGLKRGDQLLSVNGVSVEGEHHEKAVELLKAAQGKVKLVVRYTPKVLEEMESRFEKMRSAKRRQQT